One Castanea sativa cultivar Marrone di Chiusa Pesio chromosome 4, ASM4071231v1 DNA window includes the following coding sequences:
- the LOC142632564 gene encoding uncharacterized protein LOC142632564: MEYLNAQIEDLCDSKQWIRVKASSRGPGFSHIFFADDLLLFAKANTKNCAAITTTLGSFCDMAWQKVNKNKSKIFFSLNVSVKVKLDICQQLGIQATSNLGRYLGFPILHKGRNGNAYNFVIERVQDKLSGWKAQVLSPAGKRVLVNSASTPIVEYYMQCCALPVKVCLAVDKLHRDFLWGSTEEKRKLHLVNWNTVTLPKD, from the coding sequence ATGGAGTATTTGAATGCTCAAATTGAAGACTTGTGTGATTCTAAGCAATGGATAAGGGTGAAAGCATCCTCAAGAGGGCCCGGATTCTCTCACATTTTCTTTGCAGACGATCTATTGTTGTTTGCAAAAGCAAATACTAAGAATTGTGCAGCCATTACAACGACACTTGGTTCTTTTTGTGATATGGCATGGCAGAAAGTTAACAAGAACAAgtcaaaaattttcttctctctGAATGTTAgtgttaaagtaaaattggatATTTGTCAGCAACTAGGCATCCAAGCCACCAGCAACTTGGGACGTTATTTAGGCTTTCCTATACTACATAAGGGGAGGAATGGAAATGcttataattttgtgattgagaGAGTTCAAGACAAGCTTTCTGGTTGGAAGGCACAAGTTTTATCTCCTGCAGGGAAGAGGGTGCTTGTTAATTCGGCTTCCACTCCCATTGTGGAATACTACATGCAATGTTGTGCGCTTCCAGTCAAAGTGTGCCTTGCAGTGGATAAATTGCATAGAGATTTTCTTTGGGGGTCAACGGAGGAGAAAAGGAAGCTCCACCTTGTGAATTGGAATACTGTGACTCTTCCTAAAGATTGA